From Myxococcaceae bacterium JPH2, the proteins below share one genomic window:
- a CDS encoding DUF692 domain-containing protein, which produces MPASYAHRHGLRALGAGIGLRRDFYEALPRTERALDWVEIIPENFLTLGGRPQRALDACRERWSVLPHGVGLNIGGPDALDEDYVSRLAALVRRVDAPFFSDHLCYSRLGGVHLHDLLPLPFTDAAVEHVVPRVREVMARVGRPFLLENPSYYAKMPGGTLAEADFLRHVVEQADCGLLLDVNNVYVNAMNHGYDPRAFVDALPLERVVQIHLAGHEVRPDVLIDTHGASVCDDVWALYRYTLARTGAVSTLIEWDQDIPSLDAVLDEADRARIVLREEPRR; this is translated from the coding sequence GTGCCCGCGAGCTATGCGCACAGACATGGGCTGAGAGCACTCGGCGCGGGTATCGGGCTGCGCCGCGATTTCTATGAGGCGCTGCCGCGCACGGAGCGGGCGCTCGACTGGGTGGAGATCATTCCCGAGAACTTCCTCACGCTGGGCGGACGTCCGCAGCGCGCGCTCGACGCGTGTCGCGAGCGCTGGTCCGTGCTGCCTCATGGCGTGGGCCTCAACATCGGCGGGCCGGACGCGCTGGATGAGGACTACGTGTCCCGCCTGGCGGCGCTGGTGCGGCGCGTGGATGCGCCCTTCTTCTCGGATCACCTCTGCTATTCGAGACTGGGCGGGGTGCACCTGCACGACCTCTTGCCGCTGCCCTTCACGGATGCGGCGGTGGAGCACGTGGTGCCGCGCGTGCGTGAGGTCATGGCGCGGGTGGGGCGGCCCTTCCTCCTGGAGAACCCCAGCTACTACGCGAAGATGCCGGGTGGCACGTTGGCCGAGGCCGACTTCCTGCGCCACGTGGTGGAGCAGGCGGACTGCGGGCTGCTGCTCGACGTGAACAACGTGTACGTCAACGCGATGAACCACGGCTATGACCCGCGCGCCTTCGTGGATGCGCTGCCGCTGGAGCGCGTGGTGCAGATCCACCTCGCGGGGCATGAAGTGCGCCCGGACGTGCTCATCGACACGCATGGCGCGTCGGTCTGCGACGACGTGTGGGCGCTGTATCGCTACACGCTTGCGCGCACGGGTGCGGTGTCCACCTTGATTGAGTGGGACCAGGACATCCCCTCGCTCGACGCCGTGTTGGACGAGGCCGACCGGGCACGCATTGTTCTGCGCGAGGAGCCGCGCCGATGA
- a CDS encoding putative DNA-binding domain-containing protein, producing the protein MKPELKHFFDSMGAYFEGAPEGAGLERLYAAHPGWETPRTRTSLYGGFVRGHVRGALEKLFPLSRQGVGEAAWDALVEEYTRTRPARHYEINRLGEAFPGHVADRVEELGFAPHVPALARFEWADFAVFASEEVVPGAVDRLTANPTLTVLEHAFRICAHVRAGDARAVPEAGEELALLWRHPGQLATFYMEATPSALLVLKMAVEGLTAEHVAAATGMSEAQVRADVVRFARDGLVLLPPESP; encoded by the coding sequence ATGAAGCCGGAGCTGAAGCACTTCTTCGACTCGATGGGCGCCTACTTCGAGGGTGCGCCCGAGGGCGCGGGCCTGGAGCGCCTCTATGCCGCGCACCCGGGTTGGGAGACGCCGCGCACGCGCACGTCCCTCTACGGTGGCTTCGTGCGAGGGCATGTCCGAGGCGCGCTGGAGAAGCTCTTTCCGCTGAGCCGCCAGGGCGTGGGCGAGGCGGCGTGGGACGCGCTGGTGGAGGAGTACACGCGCACGCGCCCGGCTCGGCACTATGAAATCAATCGGCTGGGCGAGGCCTTTCCTGGCCATGTCGCGGACCGCGTGGAGGAGCTGGGGTTCGCGCCGCACGTGCCCGCGCTCGCGCGGTTCGAGTGGGCGGACTTCGCCGTGTTCGCCTCGGAGGAGGTCGTGCCCGGCGCGGTGGACCGGCTGACTGCGAACCCGACCCTGACGGTGCTGGAGCACGCGTTCCGCATCTGCGCGCACGTGCGAGCGGGCGATGCGCGCGCGGTGCCCGAGGCGGGTGAGGAGCTGGCGCTGCTGTGGCGTCACCCTGGACAGCTCGCGACGTTCTACATGGAGGCCACGCCCTCCGCGCTCCTGGTGCTGAAGATGGCGGTGGAGGGACTCACGGCTGAGCACGTGGCCGCAGCCACGGGGATGAGCGAAGCCCAGGTGCGCGCCGACGTGGTCCGCTTCGCGCGCGATGGCCTGGTGTTGCTGCCGCCCGAGTCACCGTAG
- a CDS encoding carboxypeptidase regulatory-like domain-containing protein → MRAPIHIAAVVGLVVAALACGNLENSPFRTGTIRGQLTEWDSQLAWVSLVGDPSVRGEVDAEGAFVLERVPAGPAELFVVATAEKATRVKVNVPGGQSVTLEKLAPRLAGFLDLRVKAIRGGSVDAARVTVEGTPFQLLSLDSQGRLRLGPLPDGCYTLSVSAPDVPPATTDACVGMGEKKEVKVDLKLGDPAPGPDCRAVGCEPGLVCDASGECVECHEDSQCGKGLTCHDSRCEAPSATCAPCKGDWQCLDGARCQPQPEGGTACVAACDDEHACAPGFACQEGQCRPDTSQFAGCHAFLLLASGCDGDARCREQGLLNGLCVEGACTVPCTTNRDCPAPLKCGRAAAGRVCRPAD, encoded by the coding sequence ATGCGCGCGCCCATTCACATCGCCGCGGTCGTCGGGTTGGTGGTGGCCGCGCTGGCGTGCGGCAACCTGGAGAACTCGCCCTTCCGCACCGGGACCATCCGGGGACAGCTCACCGAGTGGGACTCGCAGCTCGCGTGGGTCTCCCTGGTGGGCGACCCCTCCGTGCGCGGCGAGGTGGACGCGGAGGGCGCGTTCGTCCTGGAGCGCGTTCCGGCGGGCCCCGCGGAGCTGTTCGTCGTCGCCACCGCGGAGAAGGCGACGCGCGTGAAGGTGAACGTGCCGGGCGGACAGTCCGTGACGCTGGAGAAGCTGGCGCCTCGCCTCGCGGGCTTCCTCGACCTGCGGGTGAAGGCGATTCGCGGCGGCTCGGTGGACGCGGCGCGCGTCACCGTGGAGGGCACGCCCTTCCAGTTGCTGAGCCTCGACAGCCAGGGACGGCTTCGGCTGGGTCCCCTGCCCGACGGTTGCTACACGCTGAGCGTCTCCGCCCCGGACGTGCCTCCGGCGACGACCGACGCGTGCGTGGGCATGGGCGAAAAGAAGGAAGTGAAGGTCGACCTGAAGCTGGGCGACCCCGCTCCTGGACCGGACTGCCGCGCGGTGGGCTGTGAGCCCGGCCTCGTGTGCGACGCCTCGGGCGAGTGCGTGGAGTGCCACGAAGATTCCCAGTGCGGCAAAGGGCTCACGTGCCATGACTCGCGCTGCGAGGCCCCCAGCGCGACGTGCGCGCCCTGCAAGGGCGACTGGCAATGCCTGGATGGCGCTCGCTGCCAGCCACAGCCCGAGGGCGGCACCGCGTGCGTGGCCGCTTGCGATGACGAGCACGCCTGTGCGCCAGGCTTCGCGTGCCAGGAAGGCCAGTGCCGCCCGGACACGTCGCAGTTCGCGGGCTGCCACGCCTTCCTCCTCCTGGCCTCGGGCTGTGACGGTGACGCGCGCTGCCGCGAGCAGGGGCTCCTCAATGGACTCTGCGTCGAGGGCGCCTGCACCGTGCCGTGCACCACGAATCGCGACTGCCCCGCTCCCCTCAAGTGCGGACGCGCCGCCGCTGGACGCGTCTGCCGGCCCGCTGACTGA
- a CDS encoding caspase family protein codes for MKRLVPILLAALAACAGPQAALDKGGLVPLRLDEATLTEAYTPRRLALLVGISEFDDPQWHNLRYSSKDANDLGEALRDPRRGRFDQVRVLSRPEETTRASILAAVRRLRQEANRPDDVVVVYFSAHGTLARDNQGELRRYLVTRDASYRNIPQTALSMDVLKAEFDQLPSRRRLLVLATCHSGSGKSLLPKELEAELAGIKSGFYARPMEESSRASMVFAACDWGETAREDEGLRNDIYTHFLIEGLTGGADRNADGAVTASEAHDYARRRTFAFTEGRQRPSAEILEVGADPVVLSGSIARTGRPELFSYNPRLDGFTLKVDGEARTDLPGGAAVVPGRRTVELTKGDNVLVHREVDMREGERLPLERLLAETFPHRSLALLGGMFSFVDGRSRRDLLPAAPEAMVSLRLEDRPLDNFGLLADVAFSHGRRRLLLEPGGEVPFGYTTFTVGLAVPYLWRWERLTLFAGPRVAALYLSRSFEVESFAGGQHYFTVSPGLVGGVAWRLGERLELMLQSQLMLTYVVVDGQGQAVGFTSGHAGVGYRF; via the coding sequence GTGAAGCGCCTCGTCCCCATCCTGCTCGCGGCGCTCGCCGCGTGCGCGGGCCCCCAAGCCGCCCTGGACAAGGGTGGTCTGGTGCCCCTGCGGCTCGACGAGGCGACGCTGACCGAGGCCTACACTCCGCGCCGGCTGGCGCTGCTGGTGGGCATCTCCGAGTTCGACGACCCGCAGTGGCACAACCTGCGCTACTCGTCGAAGGACGCGAACGACCTGGGCGAGGCGCTGAGAGATCCCCGCCGTGGCCGGTTCGATCAGGTCCGCGTGTTGTCGCGCCCCGAGGAGACCACGCGCGCGTCCATCCTCGCGGCGGTGCGGCGCCTGCGCCAGGAGGCGAACCGGCCAGACGACGTGGTGGTGGTCTACTTCTCCGCGCACGGCACGCTGGCCCGCGACAACCAGGGCGAGCTGCGGCGCTACCTCGTCACGCGCGATGCGTCGTACCGCAACATCCCGCAGACGGCGCTGTCCATGGACGTGCTGAAGGCGGAGTTCGACCAACTCCCCAGCCGCCGGCGCCTGCTCGTGCTGGCCACCTGTCACAGCGGCAGCGGCAAGTCGCTGCTGCCCAAGGAGCTGGAGGCGGAGCTGGCCGGCATCAAGTCCGGCTTCTACGCGCGCCCGATGGAGGAGTCCTCGCGCGCGTCCATGGTCTTCGCCGCCTGCGACTGGGGCGAGACGGCCCGCGAGGACGAGGGCCTGCGCAACGACATCTACACGCACTTCCTCATCGAGGGCCTCACGGGAGGCGCGGACCGCAACGCCGACGGCGCGGTCACCGCGTCAGAGGCCCATGACTACGCGCGCCGCCGCACCTTCGCCTTCACCGAGGGACGCCAGCGGCCCTCCGCCGAAATCCTGGAAGTGGGCGCGGACCCGGTGGTGCTGTCGGGAAGCATCGCCCGAACGGGCAGACCGGAGCTGTTCTCGTACAACCCCCGCCTGGACGGCTTCACCCTGAAGGTGGACGGCGAGGCGCGCACCGACCTGCCGGGAGGCGCGGCGGTGGTGCCGGGCCGCCGCACCGTGGAGCTGACCAAGGGCGACAACGTGCTGGTGCACCGCGAGGTGGACATGCGCGAGGGGGAGCGGCTGCCCCTGGAGCGGCTGCTCGCGGAGACGTTCCCCCACCGCTCGCTGGCGCTCCTGGGCGGCATGTTCAGCTTCGTGGATGGCCGCAGCCGCAGGGACCTGCTCCCCGCCGCGCCGGAGGCCATGGTGTCGCTGCGGCTGGAGGACCGGCCGCTCGACAACTTCGGGCTGCTCGCGGACGTGGCCTTCAGCCATGGGCGGCGGCGGCTCCTGCTGGAGCCGGGCGGTGAGGTGCCCTTTGGCTACACCACGTTCACTGTGGGCCTGGCGGTGCCCTACCTGTGGCGCTGGGAGCGACTCACGCTGTTCGCCGGCCCGCGTGTGGCCGCCTTGTATCTGAGCCGGTCCTTCGAGGTGGAGTCCTTCGCCGGAGGCCAGCATTACTTCACCGTCAGTCCCGGGCTCGTCGGTGGCGTGGCGTGGCGCCTGGGTGAGCGCTTGGAGCTGATGCTCCAGTCGCAGCTCATGCTCACCTACGTCGTGGTGGACGGCCAGGGGCAGGCGGTGGGGTTCACCAGCGGCCATGCGGGAGTGGGGTATCGGTTCTGA